The nucleotide window GCAGACCCAGCTTGCCGCCCTCGAGGGTGGGGAGCACGCCTTCAGCTTCGGCTCCGGCCTGGCCGCCGAGGACGCGATCATCCGCGCGGTGATGCGCCCCGGACAGCGCATCGTGATGGGAAATGACGCCTACGGAGGCTCCTACCGGCTCATCAGCCGGATTCACGGAGACTGGGGCATCGCCAACACGCCGCTGGACCTCTCCGACCTCGACCGCGTGGCCAACGAGATGGCCGCCGAGGACGCGACCCTGCTCTGGGTGGAGACGCCCTCGAACCCGCTGATGTCGATCACCGATATCGCGGCGCTGGCGAAGATCGCCCACGAGAACAACGCCCTGCTGCTGGTGGACAACACCTTCGCCAGCCCGTATCTGCAGCAGCCGCTGAGCCTGGGCGCAGACATCGTCGTGCACTCCACCACCAAGTACATCGGCGGTCACTCCGATGTGGTCGGCGGCGCCGTGGTCACCTCCGACGACGAGCTCGCCACCAAGATCGGCTTCCAGCAGTTCGCCGTCGGCGCCATCTCCGGGCCGCTCGACGCCTACCTCACCACCCGTGGGCTCAAGACTCTGGCGGTGCGCATGGACCGGCACTGCAGCAACGCCCAGGCGATCGCTGAGCACCTGGTAGACCACCCCGCCGTCGAACGGGTGCTCTACCCCGGGCTGCCGGATCACCCCGGCCATGAGCTCGCCAGCAAGCAGATGCGCGGCTTCGGCGGCATGGTCTCGGTGCAGCTCGTCGGCGGCGAGCAGGCTGCGCGCACCGTCGCCGAGGGCACCAGGCTCTTCGTGCTGGCGGAATCTCTGGGCGGCATCGAGTCGCTGATGAACTACCCGCATGAGATGACCCACGCCTCGGTGCGCGGCACCGAGCTTGCGGTCCCGGAGAATCTGCTGCGCCTGTCCGTGGGCATCGAGGATGTCAACGATCTGATCGCCGATCTGGATCAGGCGCTGGAGGGGCTCGCAGGCCGTGGCTGAGTCTTCACCGAGCTGCCTTGCGGCGGCGGCGCAGCGCCTGGGGCTGACCGGGACCGTGGATGCGGTCTGCGTGGTGGATCGGCTCTTCACCGACGACGTCGGAGCCGTGGGCGTCTCCGGCATCGACAAGCGCCCCGTCGCGGGCCCGGTGAGGGTGCGCTCCCTGGGTCTCCACGGAGACGTCCAGGCGGACCGCAAGCATCACGGCGGCGTCGAGAAGGCCGTCTACGCCTACGCCGCTGACGACGCCCACTGGTGGTCCCAGCAGCTGCAGCGGGAGATCCCGCCGGGCACCTTCGGGGAGAACCTGCGCCTGTCCGGGATAGACCTCGATGGTGCCTACCCCGGTGAGCGGTGGCGGATCGGCGAGCACGTGGTGCTCGAGGCCACCGTCCCGCGCATCCCCTGCGCGACCTTCGGCCGATGGCTGGGGGAGCCGGGCTGGGTCAGACGCTTCATGGAGGCAGGCCGCCCGGGCACCTATTTCCGAGTCATCACGGCCGGCACGGTGCAGGCGGGGGACGCGGTGGAAGTCATCTCGACTGCGGAGACCGCAGCCGAGAACATCCGCGAGCTCGCCCTCGCGCGCGGGTCGGCACAGGCCCGCCCCGAGGGCTGAAGCAGCTTCGGATCGAGCGCCGGGCAGCTCCGCGGCGCAAGACCAGCTGAACCCGGCTGACGTGAGCTTCGTCTCGAAAGACGACAGGCCCGGTCCCCGTGGGCTAGACTGAATGCGCATTCTCCGGATAATCCCGTTTTCTCTTGCTGACTCCGAGCGTGCTCCTCCTTGAGAGGGGCCGGAAGCTCGTTGAGGGTTGTGTGTATCCACGGGTCGACTCCGGAGCCGACAAAGCGGCCGAGTCCCCGTGACTGATCCAGTCCCGTCCAAGAATCTGAGCAACCTGCCCTGCCCATGCAGAGGTTCTGTGCAGCGCCTTCTGGCCTGTCCATCCTCTTCGAGCAGCGGTGGTTGACGCGCAGGTGCCCTGGGACTGGATCTCAAGCGGGGGTCCTCTCGGTCGCATGACATGTGACGAGGAGTCAACATGACCATCCAGGATCCCAACGCCTCCGAGCCGACGCAGGCTCAGGACGCGACCGAAGTCCCGACCGAGATCATCCCCGAGGTCGATCCCGCTGCCGAGGCGCCCACCCAGGCTCCCGAAGCTGATGAGGCCGCGCCTCTGCAGGCACCGGATGAGACCCAGGCTGCCGTCGATGCCGCCGCAGCAGTGGAGACCCAGTCCGCAGCTGCGCAGGCCCCGGCCTCCACGGAAGCTTCCACCGAGGCTCCGGCTTCGACCGAGGCTCCCGCCTCCACCGAGGCTGAGAAGCCCGCGAAGTCCGCCTCCAGCGCCGACCAGGCCACCGGCCCGAAGTTCGCCGAACTGGGCCTGGATGATCGAGTGCTGGAATCGGTGACCAAGCTCGGCTACGAGACCCCCTCGCCGATCCAGGCACAGACCATTCCGCTGCTGAGCCAGGGACGCGACGTCGTCGGTCTGGCCCAGACCGGCACCGGCAAGACCGCCGCCTTCGCGCTGCCGGCACTCTCACACATGGCCCGGGCCTACGACGCCGGAGAGCTGGGCAACCACCCCTCCACTCTGGTGCTCGCTCCCACCCGTGAGCTCGCGATCCAGGTCGCCGAGGCGTTCTCCACCTACGCCCACGGCGTCCCCGGCATCACCGTGCTGCCCATCTACGGCGGCTCCCCCTATGGCCCGCAGCTCGAGGGCCTGCGCCGCGGCGCCCACGTCGTCGTCGGCACCCCGGGTCGCGTGATCGACCATATGACCCGCGGGTCGCTGAACCTCTCCACCATCAAGCACCTGGTGCTCGACGAGGCCGACGAGATGCTGCGCATGGGCTTCGCTGAGGAGGTGGACCAGATCCTGGCCCGCACTCCGAAGACCAAGCAGGTCGCGCTGTTCTCCGCCACGATGCCCAAGGCGATCCGTCGGATCTCCGCGGACTACCTCAACGATCCGGTGGAGGTCTCGGTCAAGTCCAAGACGTCCACGGGCACCAACATCCGCCAGCGCTTCGTGCTGATCAAGCACTCCGCCAAGCACGAGGCGCTGACCCGCATCCTCGAGACCGAGCCGCACGACGCCGCCATCGTCTTCGTGCGCACCCGCTCGGCCACCGAAGAGGTCGCCAACAAGCTCGCCGCCCGCGGATTCCGCACGGCAGCGATCAACGGTGACATCCCGCAGAACCTGCGTGAGAAAACCGTGGAGAACCTCAAGTCCGGTCGGGTCGACATCCTGGTCGCCACCGACGTGGCGGCTCGCGGTCTGGATGTGGAGCGCATCAGCCACGTCTTCAACTACGACATCCCGCTGGACACCGAGTCCTACGTCCACCGCATCGGCCGCACCGGTCGTGCAGGACGTTCCGGCGAGGCCGTGCTGTTCGTGACTCCTCGTGAGAAGCGGATGCTGCGGTCCATCGAGAAGGCCACCCGCCAGCCGGTGGAGCAGATGTCCATGCCGACCATCGCTGACGTGAACTCGTCCCGGCTGGAGCGCTTCTCGGAGCGCATCACCGAGACCCTGGCCTCAGAGGAGCTGGAGGAGTACCGCGGACTCGTGGCCTCCTACACCCAGGAGCACAACACTCCCGCCGAGGATGTGGCCGCCGCACTGGTGGCCATGGTCCACGACGGACGCCCGCTGCTGCTCGACGAGAAGCGCGACGATGAGCTGGTCCGTGAGTCCAAGCGCGAGGTCGGCGACGATCGCGGCGGCAGCGATCGCCCCGAGCGTGGTCAGCGGGAGCGCGGACCCCGCACGGCCGGTCCGGGCAACGCGATGTACAAGATCGCGGTGGGTCGCCGCAACGGCGTGAACCCGGGACACATCGTCGGCGCGATCGCCAACGAGGCAGGCCTGAGTGCCCGCCAGATCGGCGGCATCGACATCCGTCCGACGCACTCCCTGGTGGAGCTTCCGGAGCAGCTCTCGTCCGAGCAGTGGGCGGCCCTGGCCAAGACCCGCATCGGTGGCGAGCTTCTGAAGCTGGAGCGCGACTCCGGTGCACCCTCCAGCTCGGGTGACTCACGCGGCGGATACGCAGGCAAGCGTGAGGGCGGCTATGCCGGCAAGCGCGACGGTGGATCCGGCGATCGCGGCGGCCGTCCCAGCGCCGGTGGCAGCCGGTTCGGAGACAAGGAACGCAACAAGCCCCGCTGGAAGTGATCCACGCCCCTTCAAGGGGGTCTGGGAGCTGCCGCCGCAGAGCTGACTCTGCGGCGGCAGAGGCCCTCGTCAGGGGAGAGTGAGCTCACTCCTGACGGTTTTTGACCGGCACTGGACTGGTGGTAGAGTCTATTGCCGTTGCCCCAATAGCTCAGTGGTAGAGCGCAGTCTTGGTAAGACTGAGGTCGCGGGATCGATTCCCGCTTGGGGCTCTGAATGGGAGCCCGCGCAGCGCAGCAGGATGCGCAGCGCGGGTGTTTCTCATTTCGCCGGTTCCAGAGTCTCTGACAGAGATCCTGGAGCGGCATATGGCGGTGTAGCTCAGCTGGTTAGAGCGCACGACTCATAATCGTGAGGTCCCGGGATCGAGCCCCGGCACCGCTACAGAAGACGCCGCACAGGCGAGCAGGACACGTCGGGCCCCCACGCTTCACAGCGTGGGGGCCCGACGTGTCTCCGAGAGTCGGCCTTTCCTACCTGCTGCCGTGTCCCTCCAAGGCGTCCTCGAGAAGCGTGACGAGCGCCTCGAGCTGGACGTCGGCGGAGTCGGGGACCTCCTGGTCGCTCCCGTCGAGTGCCCGCGCGGCCAGCCCGGCCTTGGCGTCGATGAGTTCGGCGATCTTCGTGTCGAGGGTCTGGGCCGCGATGATCCGCCAGGCCGTGATCGGCTGCGCCTGACCGATGCGGTGGATGCGGTCGATGGCCTGGGTCTGCTCGGCGTCGGTCCAGGAAAGTTCGGCGAGCACCATGTTTGAGGCGACCTGCAGGTTGATGCCGACACCGGCAGCCGTCAAGGAGCACACAGCGACGGCGACGTCCGGGTCGTTGGTGAATGCGTCGATGTGCTTCTGTCGAGCGGATGCACTCTGGTCGCCCCGGATGGAGGCGTAGCGGATGCCCTGCTTGGCGAAGGTCGCCTCGGCCGTGTCCATGACGTCGATGTGCTTGGCGAAGAACACGACCTTGCCGGCGCTGCGGGCGAGCTGGGCGGCGTAGTCCGCCGCGAGGCCCGCTTTCGCCTGGCCGATCCGACGGGTCATGCTGAACACGTTCTCGTTGGATTTTTTCGTCGTGCGACTCACGCGCTCCCGAGCGGCGACCTGGCGCACGAGTGCGTGGTCGATGCCCTCGATGACCGCACCGGATCCCTGGGCCGCCAGCGCGCGCTCATAGCGCGTGACGAGGCGACTGGCGAGGCTCTGCTCGGCGGCCCGGATGGACCGACTGGCTTCGTCGTCGATCTCGACCGGAACGTCGGCCACTCGGCGGGCGGGCAGGTCGGAGGCAACGTCCGCCTTGCGTCGCCGGACGATGCCTCGCTCGACGACCGCTGAGCGCGCGGCGGTGGAGAAGCCCCGGTCGGCCGGCGTCAGGCCGGTCTGCTCGAGCGCCTCCATCAGTTCACCGATCGGCTTGGTCTCGTCGACCCAGCCCAGGAACTGCCAGATCGCCCGGAAGTCCTCGATGTCGTTGATCAGCGGGGTGCCGGTGAGGGCGATGAGAAGCGGGTGGGCGATCCGCGCGCGGATGCGCTCGGAGAGCTGCAGCACGTTCTGGGACCGCTGTGACTTCCGATTCTTGATGTAGTGGGCCTCGTCGACCACCATCCCGCGCAGACCCAGTTCCTCGAGCCAGCCCGCGTGCCGATCCAGCACCTCATAGTTGACGATGATGATGTCCGCGAAGCCGTCGATCCGGTCCCCGTCGCCGTGGACCACCGTCGCGGGGCGGCGGGGCGTCCACAGTGCGGCCTCCCGCGCCCAGTTCATCTTCACCACGTTCGGCACGACGACGAGCAGCGGGTAGGCGTCCGCGGCTTGAGCGGCGAGCAGCGCCTGTGCCGTCTTGCCCAGGCCGGGCTCGTCGGCGAGCAGGAACGTCCGGTGTCCCTCCGCCGCGGCGGCGACCAGTCGTGCCTGATGCGGCATGAGGTCCAGACCCTGGGTGGCCCGGCTGGCGGTCGGCTCTGGCAGCTCCATGCAGGAGAGAGCGCCGCCGTCGGTGAAGGACTTCATCAGCGGTTCGATGAGCTCCCAGCCGACGAGGCGGCGGGGCTTGGCGGTGCGCTTGGTGACGACGGAGTAGTCGGGTTCGAGGAAGGGGTTCGCGAGCTGACGAGATTCCACCGACACGGGGACCACGCGGCGCTGCGGGTCCGGCTTGGACTCGGCCGGTTCGGGTCGGGCGGCGGGCTCTGCGGGCACCTCGATGCCGGCAGACTCCAGGAGCTCGCGGCGCAGTGAGCGCGCACGGTCGGAGACGACGGCGTCGTCGGCGAGCAGCCCCAGCAGGGACGGGTCGCGGGCGGCGGTCGTCGCCAGGATCGTGGCGATGCCGTCGAGGCGCTTCAGATCCTCGGCGCCACGAGCCCCCTGCTTCGTCTCTTCGGCCTTGATGCGGGCGCGCTCCTCGCGCATGAGCAGCGCCACGACCTGGAACTTGGTCCGAGTGGACGGCAGGTCGAGACCACGCTGGACCGCGGACTCAACCTCGCGCACGACCTTGGCGAGCAGGTGGATGAGGCCGCCGTCGTCGTTCTTGCGGGGCCGCCGTCGGGCGCGCGTACGTGTTGCATTCTGACGCTGGGCTCCTCGAGCCACGGAGTCCTCCTCGAAAAGCGATTGGTCATGCACATCGGCGGGACGGTGCCCGCATGACACCCACGGCGGGGCGGGAGACGTCCGAGCAGCCTCGGCATACAGGTCCCGGAGCACAAGCTGGTCCAGCGGATTCGCAAGAGATCGACGCGTCGGACGTGCCCAGCCGGAGGGGGCCCCGCCAGCGTACCGCGTGCCGGGCGAATCTCTGGCCTCGGGAGGGCATCCACGATGCCGCCGACGCCCGGACAGCGCTGCGACGTGCCCGGGCGCCGACCTGTAGGCTGTGCGCCGTGAGCACTCAGTCCTTCGACCCGTGGAGCAGCGGGACGCGCGCCTACCGCGTGACGTTGGTGACCGGCATGGCGGCCACCGGCATCGGGGTCGTCCTGGTGATCCTGGCCGCCGTCATGGAACCCGCCGATGGTGCCGGCTCGCTGCGCAGCTTCGGGCTGTTCTGCCTGGCGGCCGGGATACTGAGTCACCTGATCGCGATCGGTCTGCGCAGGCGCCAGGCCGCACAGGTCCTGTCCCGTCGAGCCTCCGAGGAAGACTGAATGATCAATCCAGACAGGCAGGGGCACCAGTACCCGCCCGCCGCGCCCTACCAGGTCAGCCGCGAGGCGATCCGTGAGTTCGCGCAGGCCGTCAAGGCCACCCACCCCGCGCACCATGAGCTCGAGGCCGCCCAGGCACTGGGACACCGCGACCTCGTCGCGCCGCCGAGCTTCGCCGTGATCATCGCTCAGCGCGCGGAGGCGGCCGTGGTCAACGACGCCGAGGCCGGCATCGACTTCAGCCGAGTGGTCCACGCCGACGAGCGCTTCACCCACCAGCACCCCATCCTTGCCGGTGACACCCTGGAGGCTCAGGTCACCCTGGAGCGCATCCGCACCATGGGCGCCGGAGCGATGGTGACCACCCGGGTCGAGATCAGCGGCGCCGACGGCGAACCGCGCGCCACCGTCACCTCCAGCCTGCTGGTCCGCACCGAGGAGGATTCCGCGTGAACAAGCCCGTGCTCGCCGACCTGGAGAAGGGCCAGCAGATCGGATCCCGTGAGCTGAGCTTCTCCCGCGCCGATCTGCTGCGCTACGCCGCAGCCTCAGGGGACCACAACCCCATCCACTGGAACGATCGCTTCGCACGCGAGGTGGGCCTGGACGGTGTCATCGCCCACGGAATGCTCACCATGGGCTCCGCCGTCGGACTGGTCAGCGACTGGGCCGGAGATCCGGGTGCCGTCGTCGACTATCAGGCGCGCTTCACCAGACCGGTGCCGGTGCCCGACGCGCAGACCGGATCGCCCGAGGCTCCGACGGCGCGGCTGGTCATCACCGGCAAGATCGGTGCCGTGGACGCCGAGGAGCGTCGGGTCAGGGTCGATCTCACCGTGGAGCTGATCGGACCCCCAGCGGAGGAGGAGGGACAGGATCCCACCCATGAGCCTGACCAGGTCCCGACACGGACCAAGGTGCTGGCGAAGTCACAGGCGGTCGTGCTGCTCTGAGCAGCCCGCCGGGGAGAAGCGCCGTCAAGCCTATGCCCGGCCGACATGAGGCTGAAACACAGCATGACCGTATAATCGCGGGGACCGTCTGAGTCCAGATGCGCCGACCAACCTAAGGATCCAAAAATGCCTATGCATAAGACCGCGGCCAAGGCCGTAGGCGCCTCCGCGCTGGCAGCGCTTGTCCTCACTGCCTGCGGCGGTGGCGACGAGGCTGAAGAGAGCGTCGAGGCCGAGCCGCAGAACGCGGTCACCGTGGACGTCGATCTCGGTGAGGTCGAGCTCAACAACGAGGGCACCCTGCAGGTCTGCTCCGATGTGCCCTACCCGCCGTTCGAGTACTTCGACGAGGAGGGCACCGTCGTCGGCTTCGACATCGACATCGCCCAGACCATCGCCGACGCGATGGAGGCCGAGCTCGAGGTCGTGCAGACCGGGTTCGAAGGCATCCAGTCCGGCGTCGCGCTCGACGCGGGGACCTGTGACCTCGCCATCTCCGGGATGACCATCACCGAGGAGCGCGCCGGGAACATGCTCTTCTCCGAGCCTTACCTGGACGACAACCTGGGCCTGATGGCCGCCACCGATGCCGACGTCAGCTCGCTCGATGACCTCGAGGGGCTCACCGTCGGCGTTCAGACGGAGACCACCGGCGCCACCTACGCCGAGGAGAACGGCTATGAGGTCCGCGAGTACACCGACTCCGGTCTGCTCATCCAGGGACTCGAGTCCGGCCAGGTGGAGGCCGCGATCGGCAACATCTCCATCCTGGGTTACCAGGCCGGAGAATCCGACACCGCAGAGTTCATCGAAGAGATCGACACCGGCGAGCAGCTCGGCATTGCAGCCGCCTCGGAGAACGACCAGCTGATCGACGCGGTCAACGAGGTCCTCACCGAACTCGAGGCCTCCGGAGGCATGCAGGAGATCGAAGACCGCTGGTTCCGTGACGGCGACACTCCTGAAGAGGCGGCCGATGATGAGGCCGCTGACGATGAGGCTGCCGAAGAAGAGCCCGCCGAGGAAGAGTCCACCGACGAGGGTGAAAACTAAGCTCCATGGCAATGACAACCCGTGACCGAGCGCGAGTGAGCCTCGGGATCCAGGCAGGGATCTTCCTTGCGATCGTGATCGTGCTGGCCGTGCTGGTCGACTGGTCTGCGATCCGCAACAGCTTCTTCTCCATCGAGAATCTGGGGCCGATGTTCCCCGAGATCATCACGGTGGGACTGTTCAACACAGTCAAGTACACCGTG belongs to Nesterenkonia halotolerans and includes:
- a CDS encoding cystathionine gamma-synthase translates to MTENSYGFATDAIHAGQELDEVYGAVVPPLHFSTTYAPDGIGNLRRGYDYGRAGNPTRTSLQTQLAALEGGEHAFSFGSGLAAEDAIIRAVMRPGQRIVMGNDAYGGSYRLISRIHGDWGIANTPLDLSDLDRVANEMAAEDATLLWVETPSNPLMSITDIAALAKIAHENNALLLVDNTFASPYLQQPLSLGADIVVHSTTKYIGGHSDVVGGAVVTSDDELATKIGFQQFAVGAISGPLDAYLTTRGLKTLAVRMDRHCSNAQAIAEHLVDHPAVERVLYPGLPDHPGHELASKQMRGFGGMVSVQLVGGEQAARTVAEGTRLFVLAESLGGIESLMNYPHEMTHASVRGTELAVPENLLRLSVGIEDVNDLIADLDQALEGLAGRG
- a CDS encoding MOSC domain-containing protein, whose translation is MAESSPSCLAAAAQRLGLTGTVDAVCVVDRLFTDDVGAVGVSGIDKRPVAGPVRVRSLGLHGDVQADRKHHGGVEKAVYAYAADDAHWWSQQLQREIPPGTFGENLRLSGIDLDGAYPGERWRIGEHVVLEATVPRIPCATFGRWLGEPGWVRRFMEAGRPGTYFRVITAGTVQAGDAVEVISTAETAAENIRELALARGSAQARPEG
- a CDS encoding DEAD/DEAH box helicase, whose amino-acid sequence is MTIQDPNASEPTQAQDATEVPTEIIPEVDPAAEAPTQAPEADEAAPLQAPDETQAAVDAAAAVETQSAAAQAPASTEASTEAPASTEAPASTEAEKPAKSASSADQATGPKFAELGLDDRVLESVTKLGYETPSPIQAQTIPLLSQGRDVVGLAQTGTGKTAAFALPALSHMARAYDAGELGNHPSTLVLAPTRELAIQVAEAFSTYAHGVPGITVLPIYGGSPYGPQLEGLRRGAHVVVGTPGRVIDHMTRGSLNLSTIKHLVLDEADEMLRMGFAEEVDQILARTPKTKQVALFSATMPKAIRRISADYLNDPVEVSVKSKTSTGTNIRQRFVLIKHSAKHEALTRILETEPHDAAIVFVRTRSATEEVANKLAARGFRTAAINGDIPQNLREKTVENLKSGRVDILVATDVAARGLDVERISHVFNYDIPLDTESYVHRIGRTGRAGRSGEAVLFVTPREKRMLRSIEKATRQPVEQMSMPTIADVNSSRLERFSERITETLASEELEEYRGLVASYTQEHNTPAEDVAAALVAMVHDGRPLLLDEKRDDELVRESKREVGDDRGGSDRPERGQRERGPRTAGPGNAMYKIAVGRRNGVNPGHIVGAIANEAGLSARQIGGIDIRPTHSLVELPEQLSSEQWAALAKTRIGGELLKLERDSGAPSSSGDSRGGYAGKREGGYAGKRDGGSGDRGGRPSAGGSRFGDKERNKPRWK
- a CDS encoding DEAD/DEAH box helicase, producing MARGAQRQNATRTRARRRPRKNDDGGLIHLLAKVVREVESAVQRGLDLPSTRTKFQVVALLMREERARIKAEETKQGARGAEDLKRLDGIATILATTAARDPSLLGLLADDAVVSDRARSLRRELLESAGIEVPAEPAARPEPAESKPDPQRRVVPVSVESRQLANPFLEPDYSVVTKRTAKPRRLVGWELIEPLMKSFTDGGALSCMELPEPTASRATQGLDLMPHQARLVAAAAEGHRTFLLADEPGLGKTAQALLAAQAADAYPLLVVVPNVVKMNWAREAALWTPRRPATVVHGDGDRIDGFADIIIVNYEVLDRHAGWLEELGLRGMVVDEAHYIKNRKSQRSQNVLQLSERIRARIAHPLLIALTGTPLINDIEDFRAIWQFLGWVDETKPIGELMEALEQTGLTPADRGFSTAARSAVVERGIVRRRKADVASDLPARRVADVPVEIDDEASRSIRAAEQSLASRLVTRYERALAAQGSGAVIEGIDHALVRQVAARERVSRTTKKSNENVFSMTRRIGQAKAGLAADYAAQLARSAGKVVFFAKHIDVMDTAEATFAKQGIRYASIRGDQSASARQKHIDAFTNDPDVAVAVCSLTAAGVGINLQVASNMVLAELSWTDAEQTQAIDRIHRIGQAQPITAWRIIAAQTLDTKIAELIDAKAGLAARALDGSDQEVPDSADVQLEALVTLLEDALEGHGSR
- a CDS encoding FAS1-like dehydratase domain-containing protein produces the protein MINPDRQGHQYPPAAPYQVSREAIREFAQAVKATHPAHHELEAAQALGHRDLVAPPSFAVIIAQRAEAAVVNDAEAGIDFSRVVHADERFTHQHPILAGDTLEAQVTLERIRTMGAGAMVTTRVEISGADGEPRATVTSSLLVRTEEDSA
- a CDS encoding MaoC family dehydratase, with protein sequence MNKPVLADLEKGQQIGSRELSFSRADLLRYAAASGDHNPIHWNDRFAREVGLDGVIAHGMLTMGSAVGLVSDWAGDPGAVVDYQARFTRPVPVPDAQTGSPEAPTARLVITGKIGAVDAEERRVRVDLTVELIGPPAEEEGQDPTHEPDQVPTRTKVLAKSQAVVLL
- a CDS encoding ABC transporter substrate-binding protein; this encodes MPMHKTAAKAVGASALAALVLTACGGGDEAEESVEAEPQNAVTVDVDLGEVELNNEGTLQVCSDVPYPPFEYFDEEGTVVGFDIDIAQTIADAMEAELEVVQTGFEGIQSGVALDAGTCDLAISGMTITEERAGNMLFSEPYLDDNLGLMAATDADVSSLDDLEGLTVGVQTETTGATYAEENGYEVREYTDSGLLIQGLESGQVEAAIGNISILGYQAGESDTAEFIEEIDTGEQLGIAAASENDQLIDAVNEVLTELEASGGMQEIEDRWFRDGDTPEEAADDEAADDEAAEEEPAEEESTDEGEN